Proteins encoded in a region of the uncultured Sunxiuqinia sp. genome:
- a CDS encoding TetR/AcrR family transcriptional regulator, producing MINKEDTIQSKILLNAQKLFQKGGLKKTTMDEIAAECGKAKSTLYHYYNSKIDVFDAVVEMELLNLRRHVKSKVDKQKNMLDRLKTYIREFHKEVINKKNLYRIIKQEQLNELYRNHLLSIISFEQSYISRILEDGYDLKELRTIKREEIGWVSEMFLAAFLGLVFYSIEKDGFLEEDKLNKAIDFMVPKIFG from the coding sequence ATGATAAACAAAGAAGACACTATACAAAGCAAGATTCTATTAAATGCGCAGAAGCTATTTCAAAAAGGCGGTTTAAAGAAAACCACAATGGATGAAATTGCTGCAGAGTGTGGCAAAGCTAAAAGCACGCTCTATCACTACTACAACAGTAAAATAGACGTGTTTGATGCCGTAGTCGAGATGGAACTACTCAACCTGAGAAGGCATGTCAAAAGCAAGGTCGATAAGCAGAAAAATATGTTAGACCGTTTAAAAACCTACATCAGGGAGTTCCACAAAGAGGTCATCAACAAAAAGAATCTCTACCGTATCATCAAGCAAGAGCAATTGAACGAATTATATCGCAATCATCTGCTAAGTATAATCAGCTTTGAGCAAAGCTACATCAGTCGAATTTTAGAAGATGGATACGACCTCAAAGAGCTTCGCACAATAAAACGCGAAGAAATAGGCTGGGTTTCAGAAATGTTTTTGGCAGCCTTTCTCGGACTGGTCTTTTACAGCATCGAGAAAGACGGCTTTTTAGAAGAAGATAAACTCAACAAAGCCATTGACTTTATGGTGCCTAAAATATTTGGATAG
- a CDS encoding AraC family transcriptional regulator, translating to MEETLFSLSIEELVANEMSAGIGNDIVVSSQLTKFIDILNFPLRINAFVFFVCTKGSINVTINLKEWNVVKNTYVASLPENVIGLNRLSDDFEGVVILFSLEYLRKISVDLKNVLPYYTYVRNNPCFTVSDEKVSTITRFYDLLYDSLIDEKSKRRDDIIKGLVISIISKIADDVDGISSTGTSFQIKSKEYYFLCFIDLLLKHFRKEHHVGFYADKLALSPKYLSSIIRKTSGSSAPQWINDYIVVEAKTLLKSSDMNINQIADYLYFPNPSFFSKYFKQHTGLTPKEYRSK from the coding sequence ATGGAAGAAACACTTTTCAGTTTATCTATAGAGGAGCTTGTGGCGAATGAGATGAGTGCCGGTATTGGTAATGATATTGTAGTAAGCTCGCAGCTAACAAAATTTATAGATATACTCAACTTTCCTTTGCGTATAAATGCTTTTGTTTTCTTTGTGTGTACTAAAGGAAGTATCAATGTTACAATAAACCTGAAGGAGTGGAATGTAGTTAAAAATACTTATGTGGCAAGTTTGCCCGAAAATGTGATTGGACTAAATCGTTTAAGTGACGATTTTGAAGGGGTTGTTATTCTGTTTTCTCTGGAATACCTTAGGAAAATCAGTGTTGACTTAAAGAATGTGTTACCTTATTATACTTATGTAAGAAATAACCCCTGCTTTACTGTATCCGATGAAAAAGTATCCACAATAACACGTTTTTATGATTTGCTATATGATTCATTAATAGATGAAAAAAGCAAACGAAGAGATGATATTATCAAGGGGCTTGTTATATCTATTATATCCAAAATAGCTGATGATGTAGATGGGATTAGCTCGACAGGCACATCTTTTCAGATAAAAAGTAAAGAGTACTATTTTCTATGTTTTATTGATTTGTTACTCAAGCATTTTAGAAAAGAGCATCATGTTGGTTTTTATGCCGATAAACTGGCTCTTAGCCCCAAATACTTATCTTCTATTATCAGAAAGACTAGTGGTTCTTCAGCTCCTCAATGGATTAATGATTATATTGTGGTTGAAGCCAAAACACTGCTAAAGTCTTCAGATATGAATATTAACCAGATTGCCGATTACCTGTATTTTCCGAACCCTTCGTTTTTTAGTAAGTATTTTAAGCAGCATACAGGATTAACACCCAAAGAGTACAGGAGTAAGTAA